One Streptomyces sp. V4I8 genomic window carries:
- a CDS encoding FAD-dependent oxidoreductase, translating into MHRITVIGGGFAGLTAAITAAEAGAKVTVYEAHHTLGGRARTAEGPYRTNEGPHALYSGGPHWAWLRQRDLIGPLAPIPPLEAARLRLRHRGVLRRTPPFAMLRLLRRGLPEAPVDVDFQTWATGIAGEEGARAAAHYSAVTLFHHDPGALSAAFVRERLRRATKLPPEAHYPRGGWATMIDRMAARAWNLGVRMETLSRVDSLDDLDRPASDAPVVVATSLDAACRLLKDDSLTWTSGRTALIDLAVRTRRGDAFAVSDLDETGWLERFTAQDRSLAPAGEQLIQGQIPIAPHESRADGIARAEQLLDLGFPGWRERVTWRRESVASGRTGAVDLPGTSWRDRPAVDRGEGIYLAGDQVAAPGVLSEVSFNSALTAVSLALGRHALDLKHA; encoded by the coding sequence ATGCACCGCATCACCGTCATCGGCGGCGGCTTCGCCGGACTCACCGCGGCCATCACCGCCGCCGAGGCGGGCGCCAAGGTCACCGTGTACGAAGCCCACCACACCCTCGGCGGGCGGGCGCGGACCGCCGAGGGGCCGTACCGGACGAACGAGGGACCGCACGCCCTGTACAGCGGCGGCCCGCACTGGGCCTGGCTGAGGCAGCGGGACCTCATCGGGCCGCTCGCGCCGATCCCGCCCCTGGAGGCCGCCCGGCTCCGGCTGCGGCACCGGGGCGTCCTGCGCCGCACCCCGCCCTTCGCCATGCTCAGGCTGCTGCGGCGGGGCCTGCCGGAGGCGCCCGTCGACGTCGACTTCCAGACCTGGGCCACCGGCATCGCGGGGGAGGAAGGCGCCCGTGCCGCCGCGCACTACTCCGCGGTCACCCTGTTCCACCACGACCCCGGCGCCCTGTCCGCGGCGTTCGTGCGGGAGCGGCTGCGCCGGGCCACCAAGCTGCCGCCGGAGGCGCACTACCCGCGGGGCGGATGGGCCACCATGATCGACCGGATGGCGGCCCGGGCCTGGAACCTCGGGGTCCGGATGGAGACCCTCTCCCGCGTCGACAGCCTCGACGACCTCGACCGCCCGGCGAGCGACGCGCCCGTCGTCGTCGCCACCTCCCTCGACGCCGCCTGTCGCCTCCTCAAGGACGACTCGCTGACGTGGACGAGCGGGCGTACGGCGCTCATCGACCTCGCCGTGCGGACCCGGCGCGGGGACGCCTTCGCCGTCTCCGACCTCGACGAGACCGGGTGGCTGGAGCGGTTCACCGCGCAGGACCGGTCCCTCGCGCCGGCCGGTGAGCAGCTGATCCAGGGCCAGATCCCGATCGCTCCGCACGAGTCCAGGGCCGACGGCATCGCCCGTGCCGAACAGCTCCTCGACCTCGGCTTCCCCGGCTGGCGCGAACGCGTCACCTGGCGGCGCGAGTCCGTGGCGAGCGGCCGTACCGGCGCCGTCGACCTGCCCGGCACCAGCTGGCGCGATCGCCCGGCCGTCGACCGCGGCGAGGGAATCTATCTGGCGGGCGATCAGGTCGCCGCCCCCGGCGTCCTGTCCGAGGTCTCCTTCAACAGCGCGCTCACGGCCGTGTCCCTGGCTCTCGGGCGGCATGCCCTTGACCTCAAGCACGCTTGA